In bacterium, a single window of DNA contains:
- a CDS encoding MlaE family lipid ABC transporter permease subunit: MIESIRSLGSRTNEQLEGLGRVTAFGTAITGATLRPPTRFGFFLRALYDAGVLSVALIALSGFTVGMVLGLQLFNVLTRFGADEGLGAVVGLSLIRELGPVVCGLLVTGRAGSAVTAEIGTMKATEQLDGLRMMAIDPIHFVAMPRALALTFAMPLLNAIFIVFAIAGAYAIGVANQGMDAGVYQSGLESAVEFRQDVAQSLLKSLVFGMLIGLVSTYKGHHCAPNAVGVARATTSTVVTASVVILLSDYVITALWGV; this comes from the coding sequence ATGATCGAATCGATCCGCTCCCTCGGTTCGCGCACCAACGAGCAGCTCGAGGGCCTCGGGCGAGTTACCGCCTTCGGCACGGCGATCACCGGCGCGACCCTTCGGCCGCCCACCCGCTTCGGCTTCTTTCTACGCGCGCTCTACGACGCGGGCGTCCTTTCTGTCGCGTTGATCGCGCTCTCCGGCTTCACGGTCGGGATGGTGCTCGGCCTTCAGCTCTTCAACGTGCTGACCCGCTTCGGGGCGGACGAGGGCCTCGGCGCGGTCGTCGGCCTCTCGCTGATTCGCGAGCTCGGCCCCGTGGTCTGCGGCCTGCTCGTCACGGGCCGTGCCGGCTCGGCGGTGACGGCCGAGATCGGCACGATGAAGGCGACCGAACAGCTCGACGGCCTGCGCATGATGGCGATCGACCCGATCCACTTCGTGGCGATGCCGCGGGCGCTCGCGCTGACCTTCGCGATGCCGCTCCTCAACGCGATCTTCATCGTCTTCGCGATCGCCGGGGCCTATGCGATCGGCGTCGCCAATCAGGGCATGGACGCGGGCGTCTACCAGTCCGGTCTCGAGAGCGCCGTCGAGTTCCGACAGGACGTGGCGCAGAGCCTCCTCAAGAGCCTCGTCTTCGGGATGCTGATCGGCCTGGTCTCGACCTACAAGGGCCACCACTGCGCGCCCAACGCCGTCGGCGTCGCGCGCGCGACGACCTCGACGGTGGTGACCGCCTCCGTCGTCATTCTCTTGTCCGACTACGTGATCACGGCGCTCTGGGGCGTCTAG
- a CDS encoding PAS domain-containing sensor histidine kinase, producing the protein MAEDLSTRGQAVLDASLARAIHPATFAVGLGYLASAAVHFVFGGLHEGGLPSLEFASAILLFVLAARRPQRPRSRTAVLVAVILVNNFVLHSIHDAAAHTPVLYLLALGAGVIAGIPRLDYALILAGAFLVQGLSIASSADPIAAWVEPVMTLVSASVLSVTLRYYAREHLAQISALEAQNASNRAAREAAFTHFRDLAEGASDLIYELDAQGRFVYANPAHETLFGIDPNAMIGVDAFELLDEVFRRHDSPDLQTLLAGPAGPVELEIPTSMTGRERVVIEAKSRPFDSATGRQHLVVTARDVTRRVDKAAQDARHRQALEAEVASRTQALTASVIELQRRERLASVGTLAAGIAHQINNPVGGILLSSELALKEFEQASTDADGLADALRVNIEEARRCGDIVKHLLRFARNEPSERRLVDLGPTITRVADLCRPYAASRDGVVQVEVEAPEAIISANPVEIEESLINLIRNALESRDEGATVHIGLRTGPDQAEILVTDDGPGISEQDLRHVFDPFYTTRLREGGTGLGLSVARDIAIDHGGALEIESDGANGTQIRVTLPLSPVPA; encoded by the coding sequence ATGGCGGAAGATCTCTCGACCAGAGGGCAAGCCGTCCTGGACGCGTCGCTCGCCCGCGCCATCCATCCGGCGACCTTCGCGGTCGGGCTCGGATATCTGGCCTCGGCCGCCGTCCACTTCGTCTTCGGTGGCCTCCACGAGGGCGGGCTCCCGTCCCTCGAGTTCGCCTCGGCGATCCTGCTCTTCGTGCTGGCGGCGCGTCGCCCACAGCGTCCCCGATCCCGCACGGCGGTCCTCGTCGCCGTCATTCTCGTCAACAACTTCGTCCTCCACTCGATCCACGACGCTGCCGCCCATACGCCCGTCCTCTATCTCCTCGCACTCGGCGCGGGCGTCATCGCCGGGATCCCGCGACTCGACTACGCGCTGATCCTGGCGGGAGCGTTCCTGGTCCAGGGCCTCTCGATCGCCTCCTCCGCCGATCCGATCGCGGCGTGGGTCGAGCCGGTCATGACCCTCGTCTCGGCCTCGGTGCTCTCGGTCACGCTCCGCTATTACGCGCGGGAACACCTCGCCCAGATCAGCGCGCTCGAAGCCCAGAACGCGTCGAACCGCGCCGCGCGCGAAGCGGCCTTCACCCACTTCCGCGACCTCGCGGAAGGCGCGAGCGATCTGATCTACGAGCTCGATGCCCAGGGACGATTCGTCTACGCGAACCCGGCCCACGAGACGCTCTTCGGGATCGACCCGAACGCGATGATCGGCGTCGATGCCTTCGAGCTGCTGGACGAAGTCTTCCGCCGCCACGACAGCCCCGACCTGCAGACGCTCCTCGCCGGCCCCGCTGGTCCCGTCGAGCTCGAGATCCCCACGTCGATGACGGGGCGTGAGCGGGTGGTGATCGAGGCCAAGTCGAGACCCTTCGACAGCGCGACCGGGAGGCAGCACCTCGTCGTCACGGCGCGGGACGTGACACGGCGGGTCGACAAGGCCGCGCAGGACGCGCGCCATCGCCAGGCGCTCGAAGCAGAGGTCGCGTCACGCACCCAGGCGCTCACCGCCTCGGTGATCGAGCTCCAGCGAAGGGAGCGTCTCGCCTCGGTCGGGACCCTGGCCGCTGGAATCGCCCATCAGATCAACAACCCGGTCGGCGGGATCCTGCTGAGCTCGGAGCTCGCGCTCAAGGAGTTCGAGCAGGCGTCGACCGATGCCGACGGCCTCGCCGATGCCCTGCGCGTCAACATCGAAGAGGCGCGTCGCTGTGGCGACATCGTGAAGCACTTGCTCCGCTTCGCGCGCAACGAACCGTCGGAACGGCGCCTCGTCGACCTCGGCCCCACGATCACGCGCGTCGCCGACCTGTGCCGGCCTTATGCGGCGAGCCGGGACGGCGTGGTCCAGGTCGAGGTCGAGGCGCCCGAGGCCATCATCTCGGCGAACCCCGTCGAGATCGAGGAATCGCTGATCAACCTGATCCGCAACGCCCTCGAATCCCGGGACGAGGGTGCCACGGTCCACATCGGCCTCCGCACCGGTCCCGACCAGGCCGAGATCCTCGTGACCGACGACGGTCCCGGCATCTCGGAGCAGGACCTGCGTCACGTCTTCGACCCCTTCTACACCACGCGCCTGCGTGAGGGCGGAACGGGTCTCGGGCTCTCCGTCGCCCGCGACATCGCGATCGACCACGGCGGCGCCCTCGAAATCGAGAGCGACGGCGCGAACGGGACGCAGATCCGCGTCACGCTGCCCCTGTCGCCCGTCCCCGCCTAG
- a CDS encoding TIGR03619 family F420-dependent LLM class oxidoreductase: protein MRFGFALRLMGAAANAEVLRESARLAEEAGLDALWVPDHIAIPPDDAEGSGGRYLDPLTSLAWLAAATDRIRIGTAVLVVPYRPILPTAKAIATIQELSGGRLELGVGIGWMGSEFRALGVDRSQRGRITDETLRFLNEAFGAEGDVTSLRDQPFLFRPNPPKPRIWIGGAAPHALDRAVRAGDGWMPMTDDPEKIREHADALRARFVDAGRADPEIAAFGALGHRSEAEDLDRLAALEALGVTEYIQGARYDDLDGFTRSFEPLEERIAAWKKAR from the coding sequence ATGCGCTTCGGCTTCGCGCTTCGACTGATGGGGGCCGCCGCCAACGCAGAGGTTCTGCGGGAGAGCGCGCGCCTCGCCGAGGAGGCCGGTCTCGACGCCCTCTGGGTGCCGGACCACATCGCGATCCCGCCTGACGACGCCGAGGGTTCCGGCGGACGCTACCTCGACCCGCTCACCTCCCTCGCCTGGCTCGCCGCTGCGACGGACCGCATCCGGATCGGAACGGCCGTTCTCGTCGTGCCCTACCGCCCGATCCTCCCGACCGCCAAGGCGATCGCGACGATCCAGGAGCTGTCGGGCGGGCGCCTCGAGCTCGGCGTGGGCATCGGCTGGATGGGCAGCGAGTTCAGGGCGCTCGGCGTCGACCGGAGCCAGCGCGGCCGGATCACCGACGAGACGCTCCGTTTCCTGAACGAAGCCTTCGGCGCCGAGGGCGACGTGACCTCGCTCCGTGATCAACCCTTCCTCTTCCGCCCGAACCCTCCGAAACCGCGGATCTGGATCGGCGGCGCGGCGCCCCACGCCCTCGATCGCGCCGTCCGCGCGGGCGATGGATGGATGCCGATGACCGACGATCCCGAGAAGATCCGCGAGCACGCGGACGCACTCCGGGCACGCTTCGTCGACGCCGGTCGCGCCGATCCCGAGATCGCTGCCTTCGGCGCACTCGGTCACCGGTCCGAAGCCGAAGATCTCGATCGACTCGCCGCCCTCGAAGCGCTCGGCGTGACGGAGTACATCCAGGGGGCGCGCTACGACGACCTCGACGGATTCACGAGATCCTTCGAGCCGCTCGAAGAACGGATCGCCGCCTGGAAGAAGGCGCGTTAG
- a CDS encoding ATP-binding cassette domain-containing protein, whose product MVRHPEGVETGLLGEARALPQNLCVGGGPHQSKREAEAHADLRVAGLGRSEGIDGPVGNDSVELSACLAACADHHVSTGSRPSSGSFASRNRGFPEVPGPDRRTFHVCVIFRALSVGSGGDRLRPRGPGGSILSGSADDDFISVRDVDLAFGSRIVYDKLSCSMRKGGVHLLLGGSGSGKSTLLRMIGGLQQPTEGEVRVAGQRLSGLRERDLGQIRKGIGMLFQNGALLDSMTVLENVGLPLREHTDQSIPQIAERVRTVLSAVGLEDVEPLLPSELSGGMLRRVAFARAIVMEPEILLCDEPFSGLDPLNVTRIEDLLMRLNRDLGLTVVITSHHMASSLRMADQIILLRDRNCVAGTPEELAGGHDEGVIEFLGEDGRAYLARLHEIEGASPA is encoded by the coding sequence GTGGTCCGGCACCCAGAGGGCGTCGAGACCGGCCTCCTCGGCGAGGCGCGCGCTCTCCCGCAGAACCTCTGCGTTGGCGGCGGCCCCCATCAGTCGAAGCGCGAAGCCGAAGCGCATGCCGATCTCCGGGTTGCGGGTTTGGGTCGTTCGGAAGGAATCGACGGGCCGGTCGGGAACGATTCGGTCGAACTTAGCGCTTGCCTCGCGGCGTGTGCGGACCATCACGTTTCGACCGGATCGAGGCCCTCGAGTGGTTCCTTCGCTTCCCGGAACCGTGGGTTTCCGGAAGTACCCGGTCCGGATCGACGCACATTTCACGTTTGCGTTATTTTCCGCGCGCTGTCCGTAGGGTCCGGGGGCGATCGTCTCCGCCCGCGCGGCCCGGGAGGATCCATTCTGAGCGGCTCCGCCGATGACGACTTCATTTCCGTTCGAGACGTCGATCTCGCCTTCGGAAGTCGGATCGTCTACGACAAGCTCTCGTGTTCGATGCGCAAGGGCGGTGTCCATCTGCTCCTGGGGGGCAGCGGCTCCGGCAAGTCGACGCTCCTCCGGATGATCGGTGGCCTGCAGCAGCCGACCGAGGGAGAGGTGCGCGTCGCGGGCCAACGTCTCTCCGGGCTCCGGGAGCGCGACCTCGGTCAGATCCGCAAGGGGATCGGCATGCTCTTCCAGAACGGGGCGCTCCTCGATTCGATGACCGTGCTCGAGAACGTCGGACTCCCCCTTCGCGAGCACACGGACCAGTCGATCCCGCAGATCGCCGAGCGCGTTCGGACCGTCCTCTCGGCGGTGGGGCTCGAGGACGTCGAGCCGCTGCTTCCGAGCGAGCTCTCCGGCGGCATGCTCCGCCGCGTCGCCTTCGCCCGCGCGATCGTCATGGAGCCCGAGATCCTTCTCTGCGACGAGCCCTTTTCGGGGCTCGATCCGCTGAACGTCACTCGAATCGAAGATCTCCTCATGCGCTTGAATCGCGACCTCGGCCTCACGGTCGTCATCACGTCTCATCACATGGCGTCCTCCCTCCGCATGGCCGACCAGATCATCCTGCTCCGCGACCGCAACTGCGTCGCGGGCACCCCGGAGGAGCTGGCCGGAGGACACGACGAGGGCGTGATCGAATTCCTCGGTGAAGACGGGCGCGCCTATCTCGCGCGTCTCCACGAGATCGAAGGAGCGTCGCCGGCATGA
- a CDS encoding GNAT family N-acetyltransferase, giving the protein MGQPIGFAIDDWQGAESPVHEGIEGARCRLEPLSADRHAEVLHEAFAANADGSNWTYLPYGPFESAAAYAACVRDFERLGAAGDTLFFAIVEGGSERPIGVSSWLRIAPALGAIEVGHLCFSPALQRTPLSTEAMFLMMRRVFEEWGYRRYEWKCDALNAPSRAAAARLGFRYEGTFRHQTVVKGRNRDTAWFSITDLEWPALKAGFEAWLDPANFDAAGGQKRRLRDFLPATAGRPLAEDLA; this is encoded by the coding sequence ATGGGACAGCCGATCGGATTCGCGATCGACGATTGGCAGGGGGCGGAGTCGCCGGTCCACGAGGGGATCGAGGGGGCGCGATGCCGGCTCGAGCCGCTCTCCGCCGATCGTCACGCGGAGGTCCTCCATGAAGCCTTCGCCGCGAACGCCGACGGCAGCAACTGGACCTACCTGCCCTACGGCCCCTTCGAGAGCGCGGCGGCGTACGCCGCGTGCGTTCGCGACTTCGAACGTCTCGGAGCGGCGGGAGACACGCTCTTCTTCGCGATCGTCGAGGGAGGGAGCGAGCGTCCGATCGGCGTCTCGTCCTGGCTTCGGATCGCACCCGCGCTGGGCGCGATCGAGGTCGGACATCTCTGCTTCTCTCCGGCGCTCCAGCGCACGCCGCTCTCGACCGAGGCGATGTTCCTGATGATGCGGCGGGTCTTCGAGGAGTGGGGCTATCGCCGCTACGAATGGAAATGCGACGCGCTGAACGCGCCGTCGCGCGCGGCGGCGGCCCGGCTGGGCTTCCGGTACGAGGGCACGTTCCGACATCAGACCGTCGTGAAGGGTCGCAATCGAGACACCGCGTGGTTCTCGATCACCGACCTCGAGTGGCCCGCGCTGAAGGCGGGCTTCGAGGCCTGGCTCGATCCGGCGAACTTCGACGCCGCCGGTGGCCAGAAGCGGCGGCTCCGGGACTTTCTACCGGCGACGGCGGGGCGACCGCTCGCAGAAGATCTCGCCTAA
- a CDS encoding amidohydrolase: protein MSDRYLVISGDGHAGPPLPGFAPYFDPEYRDEFDRYWRSRPSAPLAEAAARGDRDALAGFLDGFMQATGATPEAAAAFSERALEATLGLFDGAVRDRFLDAEGIAGEILYGDGFVENQPPFSDIMESEGPIFSGRPWPFELQLAGARAYNRWLAEFCNENPTRRAGVIQLPAAHDVDALMTETKRAREDGLRGGLLVPPLEPGLPGYHDPVYDPLWSLAADLDLPVSIHGGNARSPDGATAYGSEEPLASFFHFTESTFYDRRPLWFFIWGGVFDRVPGLKLVFAEALSHWVPQELMRLDEMYDMWNSQALRDRIERRPSAYWRDRCAITATFISRGEVEMRHEIGIENLLWGSDFPHPEGTWPETPTCLRHAFHGVPPDETARILGANAVEFYGFDRAVMERLAARIGPASSDVILRPASLPEDYVGMGLR, encoded by the coding sequence ATGAGCGACCGCTATCTCGTCATCTCCGGCGACGGACACGCCGGCCCTCCCCTCCCCGGCTTCGCGCCCTACTTCGACCCCGAATATCGCGACGAGTTCGATCGCTACTGGCGATCACGGCCGAGTGCGCCCCTCGCGGAGGCCGCGGCGCGCGGTGATCGCGACGCCCTCGCCGGCTTCCTCGACGGCTTCATGCAGGCGACCGGCGCGACCCCCGAAGCAGCTGCTGCCTTCTCGGAACGCGCGCTCGAAGCGACCCTCGGCCTCTTCGACGGCGCCGTCCGCGACCGTTTCCTCGACGCGGAAGGCATCGCGGGCGAGATCCTCTACGGCGACGGCTTCGTCGAGAACCAGCCGCCCTTCTCGGACATCATGGAGTCCGAGGGCCCGATCTTCTCGGGCAGACCCTGGCCCTTCGAGCTCCAGCTGGCGGGCGCGCGAGCCTACAACCGCTGGCTCGCGGAGTTCTGCAACGAGAACCCCACGCGACGCGCGGGGGTGATCCAGCTGCCCGCGGCCCACGACGTCGACGCCCTGATGACCGAGACGAAGCGGGCCCGCGAAGACGGACTCCGGGGCGGGCTGCTCGTGCCGCCCCTGGAGCCGGGGCTCCCCGGCTATCACGACCCGGTCTACGACCCGCTCTGGTCCCTCGCCGCCGACCTCGATCTGCCCGTCAGCATCCACGGTGGCAACGCCCGCTCGCCGGACGGCGCGACCGCGTACGGATCGGAGGAGCCCCTGGCCTCGTTCTTCCACTTCACGGAATCGACCTTCTACGACCGGAGACCGCTCTGGTTCTTCATCTGGGGCGGCGTCTTCGATCGCGTTCCGGGCCTGAAGCTCGTCTTCGCAGAAGCACTCTCGCACTGGGTCCCCCAGGAGCTGATGCGCCTCGACGAGATGTACGACATGTGGAACTCGCAGGCCCTGCGCGATCGGATCGAGCGACGGCCGAGCGCGTACTGGCGGGATCGGTGCGCGATCACCGCGACCTTCATCTCACGGGGCGAGGTCGAGATGCGCCACGAGATCGGCATCGAGAACCTCCTCTGGGGCTCGGACTTCCCGCACCCGGAAGGCACCTGGCCCGAGACGCCGACGTGTCTTCGCCACGCCTTCCACGGCGTCCCTCCCGACGAGACCGCGCGCATCCTCGGCGCCAACGCGGTCGAGTTCTACGGCTTCGATCGAGCCGTGATGGAGCGCCTCGCGGCTCGGATCGGCCCGGCGTCGTCGGACGTGATCCTTCGCCCTGCCTCGTTGCCCGAAGACTACGTCGGGATGGGCCTCCGCTAG